The following are from one region of the Novosphingobium humi genome:
- a CDS encoding TonB-dependent receptor plug domain-containing protein yields the protein MQAIKKVALAALLSSTVLGATSAFAAEPAAAAAPEEGTAIIVTGTRTTGLKAGDSPAPVQVLSSDLMARAGRSDINQALSLSVPSIQIQTFGNDMTAFHPSVKLRGLNPNHTLVMINGKRRHGTANVVVTNAMWTGAAAPDMGLIPMEAVEHVEVLQDGAAAQYGTDAVAGVVNLILKKKDKGGYISGSVGQYYAGDGFNYELAGNIGMAPVENMYLNLTVQHKVKDYSFRGDVDPRVVSGTTQGATLLSRFPGLTSAANYPYVNRIFGDGRMALTNMFYNMGYTGIQDIEIYSFGSYSTRTGSTFQNFRLPNVVYGQSAVVAPPAGSVASGDIPFPTGFSPLEALKETDFAWTGGVKGTFGKSTVDLSATYGKDVNKVYVVNSANAALYYDSSTATRAGYTPRDVFDGSFTASQLTVNLDATHELEVGLSEPVHLAAGGEWRRDTYALGAGEAASYYVGTGKLAGGIQSFFGYSPANASNNSRTNLSQYFDISLKPLEKWLVDGAVRHEHYSDFGDTTVFKLTSRYDFSPAVAVRGTISTGFRAPTLAEGFYSGINVGPASLSGIFAPNSAGAKALGISGLKPEKSTNLSLGLVLNPLPKLTITVDAYSIYLRDRIVQSSGFLGYSNNCRYLPGGFTPSTNLSAALAAANCSSNVIVSPSVLTALYNNGVPITSIIDTINGGQSGSLTINSFVNGLSTLTRGVDFLATYNTHAVGGRVDFSLSANYNETSIKATNAAPSNINPLQGIFDKYSKSALTDTTPKWRATFNTYWESGKFSVNLRESVYGPAKLLAQSSQKAEDYYQHVGTMFVTDLEGTFAFTRDIKFSIGANNLFGIYPDKIDAARRQEQFNVASTAYVSQYPSFSSVGINGGYYYAKLGVKF from the coding sequence ATGCAAGCCATCAAGAAGGTTGCGCTCGCCGCGCTCCTTTCCAGCACCGTTCTGGGCGCGACGTCGGCCTTTGCCGCCGAACCGGCCGCCGCCGCCGCGCCCGAGGAAGGCACTGCCATCATCGTGACCGGCACGCGCACGACCGGCCTCAAGGCGGGCGACAGCCCCGCGCCCGTGCAGGTGCTCAGCTCGGATCTGATGGCGCGCGCGGGCCGCTCGGACATCAACCAGGCGCTTTCGCTCTCGGTGCCCAGCATCCAGATCCAGACCTTCGGCAATGACATGACCGCGTTCCACCCCTCGGTGAAGCTGCGCGGGCTGAACCCCAACCACACGCTGGTGATGATCAACGGCAAGCGCCGCCACGGCACGGCCAACGTGGTGGTGACCAATGCGATGTGGACGGGCGCCGCCGCCCCCGACATGGGCCTTATCCCCATGGAGGCGGTCGAGCATGTCGAAGTGCTGCAGGATGGCGCTGCGGCCCAATACGGCACGGACGCGGTGGCGGGCGTGGTCAACCTGATCCTGAAGAAGAAGGACAAGGGCGGCTATATCAGCGGCTCGGTGGGCCAGTATTATGCCGGCGACGGGTTCAACTATGAACTGGCCGGCAATATCGGCATGGCGCCGGTCGAGAATATGTATCTCAACCTGACCGTGCAGCATAAGGTCAAGGATTACAGCTTCCGCGGCGATGTCGATCCGCGTGTGGTTTCGGGCACCACGCAGGGCGCCACGCTCCTCTCGCGCTTTCCGGGCCTGACCTCTGCGGCCAATTATCCCTATGTGAACCGCATCTTTGGCGATGGCCGCATGGCGCTTACCAACATGTTCTACAACATGGGCTATACCGGCATTCAGGATATCGAGATCTACTCTTTCGGTTCCTATTCGACCCGCACGGGCAGCACATTCCAGAACTTCCGCCTGCCCAACGTGGTCTATGGACAGAGCGCTGTGGTGGCGCCGCCCGCCGGTTCGGTCGCCTCGGGCGACATTCCGTTCCCGACCGGCTTCTCGCCGCTGGAAGCCCTGAAGGAAACCGACTTTGCCTGGACCGGCGGGGTCAAGGGCACTTTCGGCAAATCCACCGTCGACCTGTCGGCCACCTATGGCAAGGACGTGAACAAGGTTTACGTGGTGAACTCGGCCAATGCCGCGCTCTACTATGACTCCTCGACCGCGACCCGCGCCGGTTACACCCCGCGCGATGTGTTTGACGGTTCTTTCACCGCCTCGCAACTGACCGTCAACCTCGATGCCACCCATGAACTCGAAGTCGGCCTGTCCGAGCCGGTCCATCTGGCCGCGGGCGGCGAATGGCGCCGCGACACTTATGCGCTGGGCGCAGGTGAGGCAGCCTCCTATTACGTCGGCACCGGCAAGCTTGCTGGCGGCATCCAGTCCTTCTTCGGCTACTCACCCGCCAATGCCAGCAACAACAGCCGCACCAACCTTTCGCAATATTTCGACATTTCCTTGAAGCCGCTGGAAAAGTGGCTGGTCGACGGCGCGGTGCGTCATGAACACTATTCCGACTTTGGCGACACCACCGTCTTCAAGCTGACCAGCCGTTATGACTTCAGCCCGGCGGTTGCGGTGCGCGGCACGATCTCGACCGGTTTCCGCGCCCCCACGCTGGCCGAAGGTTTCTATTCGGGCATTAACGTGGGTCCTGCCTCGCTCTCGGGCATTTTCGCGCCCAATTCGGCGGGCGCCAAGGCGCTGGGCATTTCGGGCCTGAAGCCGGAAAAGTCCACCAACCTCAGCCTCGGTCTGGTGCTCAATCCGCTGCCCAAGCTGACGATCACGGTCGATGCCTATTCGATCTATCTGCGCGACCGTATCGTTCAGTCCTCGGGCTTCCTGGGCTATTCGAACAATTGCAGATACCTGCCGGGCGGGTTTACGCCCTCCACCAATCTGAGCGCGGCGCTGGCGGCGGCCAACTGTTCGTCCAACGTGATCGTTTCGCCCTCGGTGTTGACGGCGTTGTATAACAATGGCGTGCCGATCACCTCGATCATCGACACGATCAACGGCGGCCAGTCCGGCTCGCTCACCATCAACTCCTTCGTCAACGGGCTGAGTACGCTGACGCGCGGCGTGGACTTCCTGGCCACCTATAACACCCATGCGGTCGGCGGTCGGGTCGATTTCTCGCTGTCGGCCAATTATAACGAGACCTCGATCAAGGCGACCAATGCCGCGCCTTCGAACATCAACCCGCTTCAGGGCATTTTCGACAAATATTCCAAGTCCGCCCTGACCGACACCACGCCCAAGTGGCGCGCGACGTTCAACACCTATTGGGAAAGCGGCAAGTTCAGCGTCAACCTGCGCGAATCGGTCTATGGTCCGGCCAAGCTGCTGGCCCAGTCATCGCAGAAGGCCGAGGATTATTACCAGCATGTCGGCACGATGTTCGTGACCGATCTGGAAGGCACCTTTGCCTTTACCCGCGACATCAAGTTCTCGATTGGCGCCAACAACCTGTTCGGCATCTATCCCGACAAGATCGACGCGGCGCGCCGTCAGGAACAGTTCAACGTCGCCTCTACCGCCTATGTCAGCCAGTATCCCTCCTTCTCCTCGGTCGGGATCAACGGCGGCTATTATTATGCCAAGCTGGGCGTGAAGTTCTGA